The Cololabis saira isolate AMF1-May2022 chromosome 20, fColSai1.1, whole genome shotgun sequence genome includes a window with the following:
- the LOC133420782 gene encoding uncharacterized protein LOC133420782 isoform X1, producing MKKMGHTLFSELFLLCSLLYTGRAQDAVLTIEPSLSIFFVGESFTFICDMKEGRNDDWEYKILMDGWDFVSYHTHQRYTLYPLYTSYTGEYQCRGRHRSSYVTKDSNILSLTVSANQPKARLVQHSKTTPVGGSVTLSCSVENSAGWKYDWIRRTSNTNEVHVRTNDVNGVIRVSQGGIYRCRGSKGELNFYTETSDEVICVITFTNKVVVMRQPNWPQIFRGETITLTCEVQGGETTEWEYGWRRSGSDTQWKYEKTWTFTASESSSGDYTCKTRRRDDWYSSTETSEAFRLLLSDEPKAQLRADVRLIPVGGRVTLSCSVNPSSSGWRYYWYRDEESSEPLTSPDAVFQSDGQISVSQGGIYWCRGGRGEPVYYTTFSDAVNIYTAPNRAAVTLHPNWPQIYRGEKITLRCEIHGGNTEWEYEWKTSSSNKPPNLNEFTIPVSLSNTGTYKCKGRMKSKPISTDWSDSFSLTISKTSKPVLSVSPSWLSPGVSVNLSCEVKHPSAGWSFYWYKALPQIPNLSYIYELLPGSTSGTAQDSYIIDGQTHTAGYACRAGRGDPVIYTPYSQTKMVWSADPHPSASLTVSPDRVQHFSSDSVSLTCEGNSTEWRVRESTLDTYVSTCSNRWTMTGCVVHTLQHSNTVFWCESGSAFSNAVNITGQSIYGIILVNPVHPVTEGASVSLSCRLRGQNLLSSVFFYHNDKLIQNDGRGELNISAVSQSHEGFYKCEHTGNVSPQSWMAVKSVSRTESSSFLFLVWLLVCVTLLSFVLLLLCLYKKSKDRSFIRSQRTNQSSATDVNEGQHDQYGSPLHGSVCHYESVKGPEVGEDDAVYATTDESRDVTYSSIDLENIKNKKGKKKESEDKSVYSDLKLRSSTDDSQLYAQVLHHKKDKGKPVPAAD from the exons ATGAAGAAGATGGGACACACTTTGTTCTCTGAGTTATTCT TGCTGTGTTCTCTCCTCTACACCGGACGAGCTCAAG ATGCTGTTCTGACTATTGAACCCAGTTTGTCGATTTTTTTTGTTGGAGAGTCTTTTACCTTCATATGTgacatgaaggaaggaagaaacgaTGACTGGGAATACAAAATCCTCATGGATGGTTGGGATTTTGTTTCTTACCATACACACCAGCGCTACACATTATATCCTCTGTATACCTCTTACACTGGTGAATATCAGTGTCGTGGTCGACATAGATCCTCATATGTAACAAAGGACAGTAACATTCTCTCTTTAACTGTTTCAG CAAATCAACCCAAAGCTAGACTGGTTCAACACTCAAAAACCACACCAGTAGGAGGAAGTGTGACTCTGAGCTGCTCTGTGGAGAACTCTGCTGGATGGAAATACGACTGGATCAGACGAACCTCGAACACAAATGAAGTTCACGTCAGAACAAATGATGTAAATGGAGTTATCAGAGTCTCACAGGGAGGCATCTACAGGTGCAGAGGATCAAAAGGAGAACTAAACTTCTACACTGAAACAAGTGATGAAGTCATCTGTGTGATAACCT TTACAAACAAGGTTGTTGTGATGCGACAACCCAACTGGCCTCAGATATTCAGAGGTGAGACGATCACTCTGACATGTGAGGTTCAGGGAGGTGAAACCACTGAGTGGGAGTATGGATGGAGAAGATCTGGTTCAGATACACAATGGAAATATGAGAAAACGTGGACTTTCACTGCTTCTGAGTCCAGCAGTGGAGACTACACATGTAAGACCAGACGCAGAGATGACTGGTATTCTTCAACAGAGACGAGTGAAGCCTTCAGATTGTTGCTATCAG ATGAACCAAAGGCCCAACTGAGAGCCGACGTCAGACTCATCCCAGTTGGAGGCAGAGTGACTCTGAGCTGCTCAGTGAACCCGTCATCATCTGGTTGGAGATACTACTGGTACAGAGACGAGGAATCCTCTGAACCCCTGACCTCACCAGATGCTGTTTTCCAGTCAGATGGACAAATCAGTGTCTCACAGGGAGGAATCTACTGgtgcagaggaggaagaggagaaccAGTTTACTACACAACCTTCAGTGATGCAgtcaacatttatacag CTCCAAACAGAGCAGCTGTGACTCTGCACCCCAACTGGCCTCAGATATACAGAGGAGAGAAGATCACACTCCGATGTGAAATCCACGGAGGAAACACTGAGTGggagtatgaatggaaaaccaGCAGCTCAAACAAACCACCAAATCTAAATGAATTCACTATTCCAGTTTCTTTATCAAACACTGGAACCTACAAGTGTAAAGGCAGAATGAAAAGTAAACCTATTTCAACAGATTGGAGTGATTCCTTCAGTTTGACAATATCAAAAA CATCCAAACCTGTCCTCTCTGTGTCTCCATCATGGCTGAGTCCTGGAGTCTCAGTGAATCTGAGCTGTGAGGTCAAACATCCGTCTGCAGGATGGAGCTTCTACTGGTATAAAGCTCTTCCTCAAATACCAAATCTGTCCTACATCTATGAGCTGCTACCTGGTAGCACCAGCGGGACTGCACAGGACTCCTACATCATTgatggacagacacacacagcaggATATGCATGTAGAGCTGGACGAGGAGACCCAGTGATCTACACTCCTTACAGTCAGACTAAGATGgtctggtctgcag ATCCTCATCCTTCAGCGTCCCTCACAGTAAGTCCTGACAGAGTTCAACACTTCAGCTCTGACTCTGTCTCACTGACCTGTGAAGGAAACTCGACTGAGTGGAGAGTGAGAGAGTCAACTCTTGACACCTACGTGTCTACCTGTTCAAACCGGTGGACAATGACCGGATGTGTTGTTCATACACTGCAACACAGTAATACGGTGTTCTGGTGTGAGTCTGGATCAGCATTCAGCAACGCAGTCAACATCACTGGACAGA GTATTTATGGTATCATCCTGGTGAACCCCGTCCATCCTGTGACTGAAGGAGCTTCTGTTAGTCTGAGCTGCAGACTGAGAGGACAAAATCTACTTTCCAGTGTGTTTTTCTATCACAATGACAAACTTATCCAGAATGATGGCAGAGGGGAGCTGAATATCTCTGCAGTGTCACAGTCACACGAAGGTTTCTACAAGTGTGAACACACAGGAAACGTTTCACCACAGAGTTGGATGGCAGTAAAAT cGGTGTCCAGAACAGAGagttcttcatttctttttctggtTTGGTTGCTGGTTTGTgtaactttattaagttttgttcTACTGCTGTTGTGTCTCTACAAAAAGTCAAAAG ATAGGAGCTTCATCAG GTCTCAGCGCACAAATCAGAGTTCTGCTACAGACGTGAATGAAGGTCAACACGATCAATACGGTTCTCCTCTCCACG GTAGTGTTTGTCACTATGAGTCAGTCAAAGGCCCTGAAGTTGGTGAAGATGATGCAGTTTATGCAACAACAG ATGAATCCAGAGACGTCACATATTCCTCAATTGACCTTGAAAACATCAAAAATAAGAAAG GGAAGAAAAAGGAATCGGAGGATAAATCAGTTTACTCTGATTTGAAACTTAGATCATCAACAG atgATAGTCAACTATATGCCCAAGTGCTCCACCACAAGAAAGACAAAG GAAAACCAGTTCCTGCAGCTGATTAG
- the LOC133420782 gene encoding uncharacterized protein LOC133420782 isoform X2, with protein sequence MKKMGHTLFSELFLLCSLLYTGRAQESFTFICDMKEGRNDDWEYKILMDGWDFVSYHTHQRYTLYPLYTSYTGEYQCRGRHRSSYVTKDSNILSLTVSANQPKARLVQHSKTTPVGGSVTLSCSVENSAGWKYDWIRRTSNTNEVHVRTNDVNGVIRVSQGGIYRCRGSKGELNFYTETSDEVICVITFTNKVVVMRQPNWPQIFRGETITLTCEVQGGETTEWEYGWRRSGSDTQWKYEKTWTFTASESSSGDYTCKTRRRDDWYSSTETSEAFRLLLSDEPKAQLRADVRLIPVGGRVTLSCSVNPSSSGWRYYWYRDEESSEPLTSPDAVFQSDGQISVSQGGIYWCRGGRGEPVYYTTFSDAVNIYTAPNRAAVTLHPNWPQIYRGEKITLRCEIHGGNTEWEYEWKTSSSNKPPNLNEFTIPVSLSNTGTYKCKGRMKSKPISTDWSDSFSLTISKTSKPVLSVSPSWLSPGVSVNLSCEVKHPSAGWSFYWYKALPQIPNLSYIYELLPGSTSGTAQDSYIIDGQTHTAGYACRAGRGDPVIYTPYSQTKMVWSADPHPSASLTVSPDRVQHFSSDSVSLTCEGNSTEWRVRESTLDTYVSTCSNRWTMTGCVVHTLQHSNTVFWCESGSAFSNAVNITGQSIYGIILVNPVHPVTEGASVSLSCRLRGQNLLSSVFFYHNDKLIQNDGRGELNISAVSQSHEGFYKCEHTGNVSPQSWMAVKSVSRTESSSFLFLVWLLVCVTLLSFVLLLLCLYKKSKDRSFIRSQRTNQSSATDVNEGQHDQYGSPLHGSVCHYESVKGPEVGEDDAVYATTDESRDVTYSSIDLENIKNKKGKKKESEDKSVYSDLKLRSSTDDSQLYAQVLHHKKDKGKPVPAAD encoded by the exons ATGAAGAAGATGGGACACACTTTGTTCTCTGAGTTATTCT TGCTGTGTTCTCTCCTCTACACCGGACGAGCTCAAG AGTCTTTTACCTTCATATGTgacatgaaggaaggaagaaacgaTGACTGGGAATACAAAATCCTCATGGATGGTTGGGATTTTGTTTCTTACCATACACACCAGCGCTACACATTATATCCTCTGTATACCTCTTACACTGGTGAATATCAGTGTCGTGGTCGACATAGATCCTCATATGTAACAAAGGACAGTAACATTCTCTCTTTAACTGTTTCAG CAAATCAACCCAAAGCTAGACTGGTTCAACACTCAAAAACCACACCAGTAGGAGGAAGTGTGACTCTGAGCTGCTCTGTGGAGAACTCTGCTGGATGGAAATACGACTGGATCAGACGAACCTCGAACACAAATGAAGTTCACGTCAGAACAAATGATGTAAATGGAGTTATCAGAGTCTCACAGGGAGGCATCTACAGGTGCAGAGGATCAAAAGGAGAACTAAACTTCTACACTGAAACAAGTGATGAAGTCATCTGTGTGATAACCT TTACAAACAAGGTTGTTGTGATGCGACAACCCAACTGGCCTCAGATATTCAGAGGTGAGACGATCACTCTGACATGTGAGGTTCAGGGAGGTGAAACCACTGAGTGGGAGTATGGATGGAGAAGATCTGGTTCAGATACACAATGGAAATATGAGAAAACGTGGACTTTCACTGCTTCTGAGTCCAGCAGTGGAGACTACACATGTAAGACCAGACGCAGAGATGACTGGTATTCTTCAACAGAGACGAGTGAAGCCTTCAGATTGTTGCTATCAG ATGAACCAAAGGCCCAACTGAGAGCCGACGTCAGACTCATCCCAGTTGGAGGCAGAGTGACTCTGAGCTGCTCAGTGAACCCGTCATCATCTGGTTGGAGATACTACTGGTACAGAGACGAGGAATCCTCTGAACCCCTGACCTCACCAGATGCTGTTTTCCAGTCAGATGGACAAATCAGTGTCTCACAGGGAGGAATCTACTGgtgcagaggaggaagaggagaaccAGTTTACTACACAACCTTCAGTGATGCAgtcaacatttatacag CTCCAAACAGAGCAGCTGTGACTCTGCACCCCAACTGGCCTCAGATATACAGAGGAGAGAAGATCACACTCCGATGTGAAATCCACGGAGGAAACACTGAGTGggagtatgaatggaaaaccaGCAGCTCAAACAAACCACCAAATCTAAATGAATTCACTATTCCAGTTTCTTTATCAAACACTGGAACCTACAAGTGTAAAGGCAGAATGAAAAGTAAACCTATTTCAACAGATTGGAGTGATTCCTTCAGTTTGACAATATCAAAAA CATCCAAACCTGTCCTCTCTGTGTCTCCATCATGGCTGAGTCCTGGAGTCTCAGTGAATCTGAGCTGTGAGGTCAAACATCCGTCTGCAGGATGGAGCTTCTACTGGTATAAAGCTCTTCCTCAAATACCAAATCTGTCCTACATCTATGAGCTGCTACCTGGTAGCACCAGCGGGACTGCACAGGACTCCTACATCATTgatggacagacacacacagcaggATATGCATGTAGAGCTGGACGAGGAGACCCAGTGATCTACACTCCTTACAGTCAGACTAAGATGgtctggtctgcag ATCCTCATCCTTCAGCGTCCCTCACAGTAAGTCCTGACAGAGTTCAACACTTCAGCTCTGACTCTGTCTCACTGACCTGTGAAGGAAACTCGACTGAGTGGAGAGTGAGAGAGTCAACTCTTGACACCTACGTGTCTACCTGTTCAAACCGGTGGACAATGACCGGATGTGTTGTTCATACACTGCAACACAGTAATACGGTGTTCTGGTGTGAGTCTGGATCAGCATTCAGCAACGCAGTCAACATCACTGGACAGA GTATTTATGGTATCATCCTGGTGAACCCCGTCCATCCTGTGACTGAAGGAGCTTCTGTTAGTCTGAGCTGCAGACTGAGAGGACAAAATCTACTTTCCAGTGTGTTTTTCTATCACAATGACAAACTTATCCAGAATGATGGCAGAGGGGAGCTGAATATCTCTGCAGTGTCACAGTCACACGAAGGTTTCTACAAGTGTGAACACACAGGAAACGTTTCACCACAGAGTTGGATGGCAGTAAAAT cGGTGTCCAGAACAGAGagttcttcatttctttttctggtTTGGTTGCTGGTTTGTgtaactttattaagttttgttcTACTGCTGTTGTGTCTCTACAAAAAGTCAAAAG ATAGGAGCTTCATCAG GTCTCAGCGCACAAATCAGAGTTCTGCTACAGACGTGAATGAAGGTCAACACGATCAATACGGTTCTCCTCTCCACG GTAGTGTTTGTCACTATGAGTCAGTCAAAGGCCCTGAAGTTGGTGAAGATGATGCAGTTTATGCAACAACAG ATGAATCCAGAGACGTCACATATTCCTCAATTGACCTTGAAAACATCAAAAATAAGAAAG GGAAGAAAAAGGAATCGGAGGATAAATCAGTTTACTCTGATTTGAAACTTAGATCATCAACAG atgATAGTCAACTATATGCCCAAGTGCTCCACCACAAGAAAGACAAAG GAAAACCAGTTCCTGCAGCTGATTAG
- the LOC133420476 gene encoding B-cell receptor CD22-like — protein MKKMGHTLFSELFLLCSLLYTGRAQDAVLTIEPSWSTYFVGETFTFICDMKEGRNDDWEYTFIRDGRDFVPYDTHQSYTLYPLHTSDTVTNKVVVMQQPNWPQIFRGETITLTCEVQGGETTEWRYEWRRSGSDTPWKYEKTWTFTASESSSGDYTCKTRRRDDLYSSTETGEAFRLLLSDKPKARLVQISKTTPVGGSVSLSCSVENSAGWKYDWFRRTSKTNEVQVRTNDVNGVIRVSQGGIYRCRGSSGEQNFYTETSDEVTCEITFTNKVVVMQQPNWPQIFRGETITLTCEVQGGETTEWEYKWRRSGSHTQWKYEKTWSFTASESSSGDYTCKTRRKDDPYSSTETSEAFRLSLSDEPKTQLRADVRLIPVGGRVTLSCSVNPSSSGWRYYWYRDEESSEPLTSPDAVSQSDGQISVSQGGIYWCRGGRGEPVYYTNFSDPVNIDTGVEFKEVYLK, from the exons ATGAAGAAGATGGGACACACTTTGTTCTCTGAGTTATTCT TGCTGTGTTCTCTCCTCTACACCGGACGAGCTCAAG ATGCTGTTCTGACTATTGAACCCAGTTGGTCGACTTATTTTGTTGGAGAGACTTTTACCTTCATATGTgacatgaaggaaggaagaaacgaTGACTGGGAATACACATTCATCAGGGATGGTCGGGATTTTGTTCCTTACGATACACACCAATCCTACACATTATATCCTCTGCATACTTCTGATACTG TTACAAACAAGGTTGTTGTGATGCAACAACCCAACTGGCCTCAGATATTCAGAGGTGAGACGATCACTCTGACATGTGAGGTTCAGGGAGGTGAAACCACTGAGTGGAGGTATGAATGGAGAAGATCTGGTTCAGATACACCATGGAAATATGAGAAAACGTGGACTTTCACTGCTTCTGAGTCCAGCAGTGGAGACTACACATGTAAGACCAGACGCAGAGACGACCTGTATTCTTCAACAGAGACGGGTGAAGCCTTCAGATTGTTGCTATCAG ATAAACCCAAAGCCAGACTGGTACAAATATCAAAAACCACACCAGTAGGAGGAAGTGTGAGTCTGAGCTGCTCTGTGGAGAACTCTGCTGGATGGAAATACGACTGGTTCAGACGAACctcaaaaacaaatgaagttcAAGTCAGAACAAATGATGTAAATGGAGTTATCAGAGTCTCACAAGGAGGCATCTACAGGTGCAGAGGATCAAGTGGAGAACAAAACTTCTACACTGAAACAAGTGATGAAGTCACCTGTGAGATAACCT TTACAAACAAGGTTGTTGTGATGCAACAACCCAACTGGCCTCAGATATTCAGAGGTGAGACGATCACTCTGACATGTGAGGTTCAGGGAGGTGAAACCACTGAGTGGGAGTATAAATGGAGAAGATCTGGTTCACATACACAATGGAAATATGAGAAAACGTGGAGTTTCACTGCTTCTGAGTCCAGCAGTGGAGACTACACATGTAAGACCAGACGCAAAGACGACCCGTATTCTTCAACAGAGACGAGTGAAGCCTTCAGATTGTCACTATCAG ATGAACCAAAGACCCAACTGAGAGCCGACGTCAGACTCATCCCAGTTGGAGGCAGAGTGACTCTGAGCTGCTCAGTGAACCCGTCATCATCTGGTTGGAGATACTACTGGTACAGAGATGAGGAATCCTCTGAACCCCTGACTTCACCAGATGCTGTTTCCCAGTCAGATGGACAAATCAGTGTCTCACAGGGAGGAATCTACTGgtgcagaggaggaagaggagaaccAGTTTACTACACAAACTTCAGTGATCCAGTCAACATCGATACAGGTGTTGAGTTTAAAGAGGTTTACTTGAAATAG